Proteins encoded together in one Solanum lycopersicum chromosome 7, SLM_r2.1 window:
- the LOC101245858 gene encoding uncharacterized protein isoform X1, translating to MLLKNLMEDKQLNLDQPFLSVRRASPTVASGSDETKKTEYSLPSVTHPPRYKSELKSGPVRNPGVVPFRWEQSPGKPKYESKRQIRATEKPPIAPRLPPGRKLKDIQDSDKAHESQNVSESQTGNAQHFTPSCMNLDEKVKKIESIDCSKDMIQDMEKCDSEDADEVYLDASNTLSRTESFFVNCSVSGLSGLDEPEAKLSGTSLRDPQARDFMIDRFLPAAKAMASEKSLETPQYAPRKQPAVQEQPRQLKKVLNGDKRPQLRYGPSFALRYSQFHDNYEEESDDDSCYDGNLPTKVCGLLPRFCLKSSFCLMNPIPGMSARTRVPMSPASRTQTGSSSTASCSGSENEQSKSESVAGFVTVHAHEDTNDRFQELFDYQNIAGEADLAAPLAEKTLHVDIVHKVESPIMKSPPKAERPFNLQDENQDVLKKMAEQKPSVDSSLSYFPPISAEKLNNGGEMMALTASEQAHYQDAVTSVKRKDDVKRSTRKQTVRKEKLENSRVTHSKLPAPPPLPKSPSDSWLCRTLPSLSTKNPSSRSYVGTGISPNNQSCKPLCSDPKWETIVKTTKGHQQHLRYTEEMMTLTPIPEAQ from the exons ATGTTGCTAAAGAATCTCATGGAGGACAAGCAGCTGAATTTGGATCAACCGTTTCTGTCAGTAAGACGAGCCTCTCCAACAGTGGCTTCTGGGAGTGATGAGACAAAGAAGACTGAATATTCTCTCCCCTCCGTAACTCATCCTCCTCGTTACAAATCAGAACTGAAGTCAGGTCCAGTGAGGAATCCAGGAGTTGTGCCATTCCGCTGGGAACAGAGCCCTGGAAAACCCAAGTATGAAAGCAAACGGCAAATTCGTGCTACTGAGAAACCACCTATTGCCCCGAGACTTCCCCCAGGGAGGAAGCTGAAAGATATCCAGGATTCTGATAAAGCTCATGAAAGTCAAAATGTTAGTGAAAGCCAAACAGGAAATGCTCAACATTTCACACCGAGTTGCATGAATTTGGATGAAAAGGTGAAGAAGATTGAGAGTATTGACTGCTCAAAAGATATGATACAGGATATGGAAAAATGTGATTCAGAAGATGCTGATGAAGTATATTTGGATGCCTCCAATACACTTTCAAGAACTGAATCATTCTTCGTGAATTGTAGTGTAAGCGGCTTAAGTGGATTAGACGAACCAGAAGCAAAACTATCTGGTACTTCTTTAAGAGATCCACAAGCTAGAGATTTCATGATTGATCGGTTTCTGCCAGCAGCCAAGGCCATGGCTTCAGAAAAGTCTTTAGAAACGCCTCAGTATGCTCCCAGGAAGCAACCAGCTGTTCAGGAGCAACCAAGACAACTCAAGAAAGTACTAAATGGGGATAAGAGGCCTCAGCTGCGCTATGGACCTAGTTTTGCACTTCGTTATTCCCAATTCCATGATAActatgaagaagaaagtgatGATGATAGTTGTTATGATGGAAATCTACCTACCAAAGTTTGTGGATTATTGCCTCGTTTTTGCTTGAAAAGTTCGTTTTGTCTGATGAATCCTATACCTGGAATGAGTGCTAGAACCAGAGTACCAATGTCTCCTGCCAGTAGAACACAGACTGGATCATCATCTACCGCTTCTTGCAGTGGATCAGAGAATGAG CAGTCCAAATCTGAGTCAGTGGCCGGATTTGTCACAGTTCATGCGCATGAGGACACAAATGATCGCTTTCAAGAATTATTTGATTATCAGAACATTGCAGGTGAAGCGGATTTAGCAGCTCCTCTGGCAGAGAAAACTCTGCATGTAGATATTGTACATAAGGTGGAATCTCCAATTATGAAATCACCTCCTAAAGCGGAGAGACCATTTAACTTACAGGATGAGAATCAAGATGTTCTTAAAAAGATGGCAGAACAAAAGCCCTCTGTCGATTCTTCACTTAGTTATTTTCCACCAATATCAGCGGAAAAATTGAACAATGGAGGGGAAATGATGGCACTGACAGCTTCTGAACAAGCTCATTACCAGGATGCAGTCACCTCAGTGAAACGCAAAGATGATGTTAAACGAAGTACCAGAAAGCAAACAGTACGAAAAGAAAAGTTAGAAAACTCACGCGTAACACATTCAAAGCTTCCTGCTCCCCCTCCTTTACCAAAATCTCCATCTGATTCATGGCTTTGCCGTACTTTGCCTTCACTGTCCACGAAAAATCCATCTTCAAGATCATATGTTGGGACAGGAATAAGTCCTAACAACCAATCTTGTAAGCCACTATGTAGTGATCCCAAGTGGGAAACAATTGTTAAAACAACAAAGGGACATCAACAGCATTTGCGATATACTGAG GAAATGATGACATTGACACCTATACCAGAAGCTCAATAG
- the LOC101245858 gene encoding uncharacterized protein isoform X2 codes for MLLKNLMEDKQLNLDQPFLSVRRASPTVASGSDETKKTEYSLPSVTHPPRYKSELKSGPVRNPGVVPFRWEQSPGKPKYESKRQIRATEKPPIAPRLPPGRKLKDIQDSDKAHESQNVSESQTGNAQHFTPSCMNLDEKVKKIESIDCSKDMIQDMEKCDSEDADEVYLDASNTLSRTESFFVNCSVSGLSGLDEPEAKLSGTSLRDPQARDFMIDRFLPAAKAMASEKSLETPQYAPRKQPAVQEQPRQLKKVLNGDKRPQLRYGPSFALRYSQFHDNYEEESDDDSCYDGNLPTKVCGLLPRFCLKSSFCLMNPIPGMSARTRVPMSPASRTQTGSSSTASCSGSENESKSESVAGFVTVHAHEDTNDRFQELFDYQNIAGEADLAAPLAEKTLHVDIVHKVESPIMKSPPKAERPFNLQDENQDVLKKMAEQKPSVDSSLSYFPPISAEKLNNGGEMMALTASEQAHYQDAVTSVKRKDDVKRSTRKQTVRKEKLENSRVTHSKLPAPPPLPKSPSDSWLCRTLPSLSTKNPSSRSYVGTGISPNNQSCKPLCSDPKWETIVKTTKGHQQHLRYTEEMMTLTPIPEAQ; via the exons ATGTTGCTAAAGAATCTCATGGAGGACAAGCAGCTGAATTTGGATCAACCGTTTCTGTCAGTAAGACGAGCCTCTCCAACAGTGGCTTCTGGGAGTGATGAGACAAAGAAGACTGAATATTCTCTCCCCTCCGTAACTCATCCTCCTCGTTACAAATCAGAACTGAAGTCAGGTCCAGTGAGGAATCCAGGAGTTGTGCCATTCCGCTGGGAACAGAGCCCTGGAAAACCCAAGTATGAAAGCAAACGGCAAATTCGTGCTACTGAGAAACCACCTATTGCCCCGAGACTTCCCCCAGGGAGGAAGCTGAAAGATATCCAGGATTCTGATAAAGCTCATGAAAGTCAAAATGTTAGTGAAAGCCAAACAGGAAATGCTCAACATTTCACACCGAGTTGCATGAATTTGGATGAAAAGGTGAAGAAGATTGAGAGTATTGACTGCTCAAAAGATATGATACAGGATATGGAAAAATGTGATTCAGAAGATGCTGATGAAGTATATTTGGATGCCTCCAATACACTTTCAAGAACTGAATCATTCTTCGTGAATTGTAGTGTAAGCGGCTTAAGTGGATTAGACGAACCAGAAGCAAAACTATCTGGTACTTCTTTAAGAGATCCACAAGCTAGAGATTTCATGATTGATCGGTTTCTGCCAGCAGCCAAGGCCATGGCTTCAGAAAAGTCTTTAGAAACGCCTCAGTATGCTCCCAGGAAGCAACCAGCTGTTCAGGAGCAACCAAGACAACTCAAGAAAGTACTAAATGGGGATAAGAGGCCTCAGCTGCGCTATGGACCTAGTTTTGCACTTCGTTATTCCCAATTCCATGATAActatgaagaagaaagtgatGATGATAGTTGTTATGATGGAAATCTACCTACCAAAGTTTGTGGATTATTGCCTCGTTTTTGCTTGAAAAGTTCGTTTTGTCTGATGAATCCTATACCTGGAATGAGTGCTAGAACCAGAGTACCAATGTCTCCTGCCAGTAGAACACAGACTGGATCATCATCTACCGCTTCTTGCAGTGGATCAGAGAATGAG TCCAAATCTGAGTCAGTGGCCGGATTTGTCACAGTTCATGCGCATGAGGACACAAATGATCGCTTTCAAGAATTATTTGATTATCAGAACATTGCAGGTGAAGCGGATTTAGCAGCTCCTCTGGCAGAGAAAACTCTGCATGTAGATATTGTACATAAGGTGGAATCTCCAATTATGAAATCACCTCCTAAAGCGGAGAGACCATTTAACTTACAGGATGAGAATCAAGATGTTCTTAAAAAGATGGCAGAACAAAAGCCCTCTGTCGATTCTTCACTTAGTTATTTTCCACCAATATCAGCGGAAAAATTGAACAATGGAGGGGAAATGATGGCACTGACAGCTTCTGAACAAGCTCATTACCAGGATGCAGTCACCTCAGTGAAACGCAAAGATGATGTTAAACGAAGTACCAGAAAGCAAACAGTACGAAAAGAAAAGTTAGAAAACTCACGCGTAACACATTCAAAGCTTCCTGCTCCCCCTCCTTTACCAAAATCTCCATCTGATTCATGGCTTTGCCGTACTTTGCCTTCACTGTCCACGAAAAATCCATCTTCAAGATCATATGTTGGGACAGGAATAAGTCCTAACAACCAATCTTGTAAGCCACTATGTAGTGATCCCAAGTGGGAAACAATTGTTAAAACAACAAAGGGACATCAACAGCATTTGCGATATACTGAG GAAATGATGACATTGACACCTATACCAGAAGCTCAATAG